From the genome of Triticum aestivum cultivar Chinese Spring chromosome 3B, IWGSC CS RefSeq v2.1, whole genome shotgun sequence, one region includes:
- the LOC123070753 gene encoding probable acyl-[acyl-carrier-protein]--UDP-N-acetylglucosamine O-acyltransferase, mitochondrial — protein MAAAAASRAAGRLLSPRLLIASRHLQASASEGSARDASTSFIHPAAVVHPDAAIGQGVSVGPFCTVGASARISDACQLHTGSHVTGHTELGEGCVVHTGAILGADLPGRTIIGENNVIGNYAVVGVKCQDLKYKPGDECFLRIGNNNEIREYCSIHRSSKSCDCTVIGDNNLIMGSCHVAHDCKIGSNNIFANNTLFGGHVIVEDCTHTAGAVVVHQFCHIGSFSFLGGGSVVAQDVPRYTMVAGDRAELRGLNLEGLRRNGFSDQEVRSLRKAYRKVFMPASSSQSNFEDRLAELEREIELLESPSVSYMVESIRTSFDQGRRGICKFRSWNIS, from the exons atggccgccgccgccgcctctcgcgccgccggccgcctcctTTCACCCCGTCTCCTCATCGCCTCGCGCCATCTCCAAGCAA GTGCCTCGGAGGGATCGGCGAGGGATGCGTCCACAAGCTTCATccaccccgccgccgtcgtccACCCCGACGCCGCCATCGGCCAG GGTGTCTCGGTAGGCCCATTTTGCACCGTGGGGGCTTCAGCGAGGATCAGTGATGCTTGTCAGTTACATACAGGGAGTCATGTCACAGGACACACCGAGCTAGGAGAAGGATGTGTTGTTCACAC TGGTGCTATTCTTGGTGCAGATCTACCTGGACGAACAATTATTGGGGAAAACAATGTAATTGGGAACTATGCTGTGGTTGGTGTTAAGTGTCAAGATCTCAAATATAAG CCAGGAGATGAATGCTTTCTACGCATTGGTAACAACAATGAGATCAGAGAGTACTGCTCTATTCATCGATCTTCTAAATCTTGTGACTGCACG GTTATTGGTGACAATAATCTCATAATGGGGTCCTGCCATGTAGCACATGACTGCAAGATTGGTAGCAATAACATCTTTGCTAATAATACTCTATTTGGTGGCCATGTTATTGTTGAA GACTGCACTCATACTGCTGGGGCTGTCGTTGTCCATCAATTTTGTCACATTGGATCATTCTCATTTCTAGGCGGAGGCTCTGTG GTTGCACAAGATGTTCCAAGATATACGATGGTTGCAGGTGATAGAGCAGAGCTTCGTGGTCTGAATCTTGAAGGTCTCAGGCGCAACGGTTTCTCAGACCAAGAG GTACGGAGCCTAAGGAAAGCATATAGGAAAGTATTTATGCCAGCTAGTAGTTCCCAGAGTAACTTTGAAGACCGGCTCGCCGAACTG GAGCGGGAAATTGAGCTATTGGAATCTCCCTCTGTATCCTATATGGTGGAATCTATTCGCACCTCATTTGACCAAGGACGTCGTGGAATTTGCAAATTCAGAAGTTGGAACATCTCATAA